From a region of the Corallococcus coralloides DSM 2259 genome:
- a CDS encoding SMI1/KNR4 family protein codes for MTTAPRPKSVPPEATFDASANLWRCGGPNEPRERLWIHPSGLLLLDATRKDGKLDGEIKWSLGIHEMSEHAPRVAMQAALGLPNGPTNTMIATFADGALVEVRFRPGFDFPDELRIELRDGVIDGAVEWVVGPVDGALFEHAGTTLLHKIFKVPKPWPHRLTAVFAKGKLKNTTFFAKDGTPLDVSKPTLTEWGETVEAGTLAGYIERGDFAADAARFFPKAPRVSKPGSKKVRSVPAGRALDEVVTGGGVPSMTIAFDFDSYGFDCKKEDLAGASDEKYVGIASDGSGEMFLLDVTTGAVFRYAHEEGSVSPAFASLDQLAFSLLRIEAAAKKLIPKAKVSALFKRLDLKVATALLKEY; via the coding sequence ATGACGACCGCCCCGCGCCCCAAGAGCGTGCCTCCTGAAGCCACCTTCGATGCCTCCGCCAACCTCTGGCGATGCGGAGGTCCCAACGAACCGCGCGAGCGCCTGTGGATCCATCCGTCGGGACTCCTGCTGCTCGACGCCACGCGCAAGGACGGCAAGCTGGATGGAGAGATCAAATGGTCGCTCGGCATCCACGAGATGTCGGAGCACGCACCGCGCGTGGCCATGCAGGCGGCGCTCGGGCTGCCGAACGGGCCGACCAACACGATGATCGCGACGTTCGCGGACGGCGCGCTGGTCGAGGTGCGCTTCCGCCCCGGCTTCGACTTCCCGGACGAGCTGCGGATTGAACTGCGTGATGGCGTCATCGACGGCGCCGTCGAGTGGGTCGTCGGCCCGGTCGATGGGGCCCTGTTCGAGCACGCCGGCACCACGCTCCTGCACAAGATCTTCAAGGTCCCGAAGCCCTGGCCGCATCGCCTGACGGCGGTGTTCGCCAAGGGCAAGCTGAAGAACACGACGTTCTTCGCCAAGGACGGCACGCCCCTCGACGTGAGCAAGCCCACGCTCACCGAGTGGGGTGAGACCGTCGAGGCGGGCACCCTGGCCGGCTACATCGAGCGCGGCGACTTCGCGGCCGACGCGGCGCGCTTCTTCCCGAAGGCGCCCCGCGTGTCGAAGCCCGGGAGCAAGAAGGTTCGTTCCGTTCCCGCGGGCCGTGCGCTGGACGAAGTGGTGACGGGCGGTGGCGTGCCGTCGATGACCATCGCCTTCGACTTCGACAGCTACGGCTTCGACTGCAAGAAGGAGGACCTGGCCGGTGCGAGCGACGAAAAGTACGTCGGCATCGCGAGCGACGGCTCCGGCGAGATGTTCCTCCTCGACGTCACGACGGGAGCGGTCTTCCGCTACGCGCACGAGGAGGGCTCTGTCTCGCCGGCCTTCGCCTCCCTCGATCAGCTCGCCTTCTCGCTCCTCAGGATCGAGGCGGCCGCGAAGAAGCTGATCCCGAAGGCGAAGGTTTCGGCGTTGTTCAAGCGGCTGGACCTCAAGGTGGCCACCGCCCTCCTGAAGGAATACTGA
- a CDS encoding ornithine cyclodeaminase family protein has protein sequence MPTLLLSAKDLRGLYTVELGLEAVERAFLAHGRGDALMPPKVYLSLPKYDGDFRAMPAFLDGAAGVKWVNAHPQNPRKHGLPTVRAVYVLSDPDTASPLAILDGTLLTAWRTGAAGGIASKYLAKKQPRTLGLVGCGVQARVLIDSHRALFGDLELLMADVNAQAAEALQKEKGGRVVSLQAASGADIVCSATPARAPVVRREWVQAGAHINAMGADAPGKQELDPRLLVEGRVFIDDAEQAHHSGEVNVPLHDGLIQAEQLAGTLGEIVAGRKPGRTGSEITVFDSTGLAVQDVALARALYDVALAKGVGQRFDLVDEA, from the coding sequence ATGCCCACCCTCCTCCTCAGCGCCAAGGACCTGCGCGGCCTCTACACCGTCGAGCTCGGTCTGGAAGCCGTCGAGCGTGCGTTCCTGGCCCATGGCCGCGGCGACGCGCTCATGCCCCCCAAGGTGTACCTGTCCCTGCCGAAGTACGACGGTGACTTCCGCGCCATGCCCGCGTTCCTCGACGGCGCGGCCGGCGTGAAGTGGGTCAACGCCCATCCCCAGAACCCGCGCAAGCACGGCCTGCCCACGGTGCGCGCCGTGTACGTGCTCAGCGACCCGGACACCGCGTCCCCGCTGGCCATCCTGGACGGCACGCTGCTCACCGCGTGGCGGACCGGCGCCGCTGGCGGCATCGCGTCCAAGTACCTGGCGAAGAAGCAGCCCCGCACGCTGGGGCTCGTGGGCTGCGGCGTGCAGGCGCGCGTCCTCATCGACTCGCACCGAGCCCTGTTCGGGGACCTGGAGCTGCTCATGGCGGACGTGAATGCCCAGGCCGCCGAGGCACTCCAGAAGGAGAAGGGCGGCCGCGTGGTGAGCCTCCAGGCGGCCTCTGGCGCGGACATCGTCTGCTCCGCCACGCCCGCGCGCGCCCCGGTGGTCCGCCGGGAGTGGGTCCAGGCCGGCGCCCACATCAACGCCATGGGCGCGGATGCCCCCGGCAAGCAGGAGCTGGATCCGCGCCTGCTCGTCGAAGGGCGCGTCTTCATCGACGACGCGGAGCAGGCGCACCACTCCGGCGAGGTCAACGTGCCGCTGCACGACGGGCTCATCCAGGCCGAGCAGCTCGCCGGCACCCTGGGAGAGATCGTCGCCGGCCGCAAGCCCGGCCGCACCGGCTCCGAGATCACCGTCTTCGACTCCACCGGCCTCGCCGTGCAGGACGTGGCCCTGGCCCGCGCGCTCTACGACGTCGCGCTGGCGAAGGGCGTGGGCCAGCGCTTCGACCTGGTCGACGAAGCCTGA
- a CDS encoding O-antigen ligase family protein — translation MGPGAEGQRRDVLAFYMLAGFAAVMYAVPGEWIPALEPLRLALLTSGLGAGLMVMRRIGKAEPIFFDGSRGIALLAFSSLAFCSVAWSVNPEVTRFQGVELLKLTAIYLTLVNVITTPKRLAVVCGAMVLGAIVTSIGVINWYIVGENMVEGFRSRWVGVYADPNHMAMNMVLVVPLAVAFLARKSTPWVFRLLCAVSAVLAVVAIVLSHSRGGFIGLSVAMAMWAIREKRRMQAIVLGTVFVAGLAVFAPKSFWQRNETVTSFHEDASAMGRVYAWQVASRMSLDKPLLGVGAGGFRYAWFEYAPPEAHRAYVAHNIFLDVIGELGWIGLLCFLVFSGGAVGGAAAASADSEMGWLARALLAAVAGYLVCDLFSGYILSAHCYVLFGLAASAHRIAQARERALAVGRQPAMNRAPVATWEGSGHAA, via the coding sequence ATGGGACCGGGCGCGGAGGGGCAGCGTCGCGACGTACTGGCTTTCTACATGCTCGCGGGGTTCGCGGCGGTGATGTACGCGGTGCCGGGTGAGTGGATCCCCGCACTGGAGCCGCTGCGGCTCGCGCTGCTGACTTCAGGGTTGGGCGCGGGCCTGATGGTGATGCGCCGCATTGGCAAGGCGGAGCCCATCTTCTTCGACGGCTCGCGGGGCATCGCGCTGCTGGCGTTCTCGTCGCTGGCGTTCTGCTCGGTGGCGTGGAGCGTGAACCCGGAGGTGACGCGCTTCCAGGGCGTGGAGCTGCTCAAGCTCACGGCCATCTACCTGACGCTCGTCAACGTCATCACCACGCCCAAGCGGCTGGCGGTGGTGTGCGGCGCCATGGTGCTGGGCGCCATCGTGACGTCCATTGGCGTCATCAACTGGTACATCGTCGGCGAGAACATGGTGGAGGGCTTCCGTTCGCGCTGGGTCGGCGTGTACGCGGACCCCAACCACATGGCCATGAACATGGTGCTGGTGGTGCCGCTCGCGGTGGCGTTCCTGGCGCGCAAGAGCACGCCGTGGGTGTTCCGCCTGCTGTGCGCGGTGTCCGCGGTGCTGGCGGTGGTGGCCATCGTGCTGTCGCACTCGCGCGGCGGCTTCATTGGCCTGTCGGTGGCGATGGCCATGTGGGCCATCCGCGAGAAGCGCCGCATGCAGGCCATCGTGCTGGGCACGGTGTTCGTCGCGGGCCTGGCGGTGTTCGCGCCCAAGAGCTTCTGGCAGCGCAATGAGACGGTGACGTCGTTCCACGAGGATGCGTCCGCCATGGGCCGCGTCTACGCGTGGCAGGTGGCCAGCCGCATGAGCCTGGACAAGCCGCTGCTCGGCGTGGGCGCGGGCGGCTTCCGCTACGCCTGGTTCGAGTACGCGCCGCCGGAGGCGCACCGCGCCTACGTGGCGCACAACATCTTCCTCGACGTCATCGGGGAGCTCGGGTGGATTGGCCTCCTGTGCTTCCTGGTGTTCTCGGGTGGAGCCGTGGGCGGGGCGGCGGCCGCGTCGGCGGACTCGGAGATGGGATGGCTGGCACGCGCCTTACTGGCGGCGGTGGCGGGCTACCTCGTTTGTGACTTGTTCTCGGGCTACATCCTGTCCGCGCACTGCTACGTGCTCTTCGGCCTGGCCGCGAGCGCGCACCGCATCGCGCAGGCACGGGAGCGCGCCCTGGCGGTGGGGAGGCAGCCGGCGATGAATCGCGCGCCGGTGGCCACGTGGGAGGGGTCTGGGCATGCGGCGTGA
- a CDS encoding serine/threonine-protein kinase, producing MKTSRPTEDTGSQAPNTGHPTGDSSGPERPLHATRVGRYVLLARLGKGGMGEVFEAFDPELRRTVAIKLLHERRLPDEEEDARALRLVREAQAMARLSHPNVLTVHDVGTHEGRVFIAMARVEGGTLRQWLREGPHSQREVLAVCRAMGQGLAAAHAAGLVHRDFKPDNVLLGRDGGVWVTDFGIASDAGVGTEAGPAVPLAALLEGPLDTRLTATGALVGTPAYMAPEQYAGRGPDARADQFSYCVSVYEALTGQRPFEEGTLRRMAVTLLDSQRAPQGAVVPRVELEPPAHPSVPGWVHRVLAQGLAVAPEQRFASMEALLAALEHDPEAGRKKLAGRSIAVVAGLLLGVGVAWVRPTPCSGAPKLFARVWGPAQKAAVAEAFEKSGAADADGAFDRVERALDAYASEWSRMHRQACEATRVTGEQPEAHLALRMSCLDRRLRAVDALSAELAHADVALVQRSAEAVDSLRGVSGCANVEALSAAVPPPEDEASRTRVEAVRQDVAHAQALLDTGRYAQAVPVARAAVEAAHATRYRPVEAEALHVLGWAHHRMSQSRDARATWHEAMAAATAGRHDEVALQVATELVLGLSGDPEWFPEAHLWSAQAHALIERLGSAPDLEGRLANHEGILALNEEALDAAAGHYARALALRERTLGPTHVDTAKVYNNLGMVMLRQGKQAEATALYQKALAIYEERLGPVHPLLAGTLTNLGFAEQEAGNLPKALEWLQRAYTLRQQTLGPLNSQTLLLLHDIALVQESLGAPDRALALHRQALEGMRQGFGAESREAIDSLKALAGAEERLERDADALAHFQEGLALQRKVLPPEEFAVDTLEEDVGRLMVAQGRPKEAVPLLRAALESKSRSLGAEHARTIHSRTALGLAYFLLGQVDSARELLETSERVLAPLGWNPVDAAMTHFALAQALWGQPAEHARAMTLAKQAEEGFTQGGSMTRRELAQVKQWIASR from the coding sequence ATGAAGACCTCCCGGCCCACTGAAGACACCGGTTCCCAGGCGCCGAACACGGGCCACCCGACGGGTGACTCCAGTGGGCCGGAGCGTCCGCTCCACGCGACGCGCGTGGGCCGGTACGTGTTGCTGGCGCGGCTGGGCAAGGGCGGCATGGGCGAGGTCTTCGAGGCCTTCGACCCGGAGCTGCGCCGCACCGTCGCCATCAAGCTCCTGCACGAGCGGCGCCTGCCGGACGAGGAGGAGGACGCCCGCGCGCTGCGGCTGGTGCGCGAGGCCCAGGCCATGGCGCGCCTGTCCCATCCGAACGTGCTCACGGTGCACGACGTGGGCACGCACGAGGGCCGGGTGTTCATCGCCATGGCGCGCGTGGAGGGCGGCACGCTGCGGCAGTGGCTGCGCGAGGGGCCGCACTCCCAACGCGAGGTGCTGGCGGTGTGCCGGGCGATGGGGCAGGGGCTCGCGGCGGCGCACGCGGCGGGGCTGGTGCACCGCGACTTCAAGCCGGACAACGTGCTCTTGGGCCGGGACGGCGGCGTCTGGGTGACGGACTTCGGCATCGCGTCCGACGCGGGCGTGGGCACGGAGGCAGGGCCCGCGGTGCCACTGGCGGCGCTGTTGGAGGGGCCGCTCGACACGAGGCTCACGGCGACGGGCGCGCTGGTGGGGACGCCCGCGTACATGGCGCCGGAGCAGTACGCGGGGCGGGGCCCGGACGCGAGAGCGGATCAGTTCAGCTATTGCGTGTCCGTCTATGAGGCCCTCACCGGCCAGCGTCCCTTCGAGGAGGGAACGCTGCGGCGCATGGCCGTCACGCTGCTGGATTCGCAGCGGGCCCCCCAGGGCGCGGTGGTGCCTCGGGTGGAGCTGGAGCCGCCCGCGCATCCGTCCGTCCCGGGCTGGGTGCACCGCGTGCTGGCGCAGGGCCTGGCGGTGGCGCCGGAGCAGCGCTTCGCGTCCATGGAGGCGCTGCTGGCGGCGCTGGAGCACGACCCGGAGGCGGGACGGAAGAAGCTCGCGGGCCGCTCCATCGCGGTGGTGGCCGGACTCCTCCTGGGCGTGGGCGTGGCGTGGGTGCGTCCCACGCCGTGCAGCGGCGCGCCGAAGCTGTTCGCCCGCGTGTGGGGCCCCGCGCAGAAGGCGGCGGTGGCGGAGGCCTTCGAGAAGAGCGGCGCGGCGGACGCGGACGGTGCGTTCGACCGGGTGGAGCGCGCGCTGGATGCCTACGCGTCGGAGTGGAGCCGCATGCACCGCCAGGCCTGTGAGGCCACGCGCGTGACAGGAGAGCAGCCGGAAGCGCACCTGGCGCTGCGCATGTCGTGCCTGGACCGGCGCCTGCGCGCGGTGGACGCGCTGAGCGCGGAGCTGGCACACGCGGACGTGGCGCTGGTGCAGCGCAGCGCGGAGGCGGTGGATTCGCTGCGCGGCGTGTCCGGCTGCGCGAACGTGGAGGCACTCTCCGCCGCGGTACCGCCGCCGGAGGACGAGGCGTCGCGCACCCGCGTGGAGGCGGTACGCCAGGACGTGGCGCATGCACAGGCGCTACTCGACACGGGCCGCTACGCGCAGGCGGTGCCCGTGGCCCGGGCAGCGGTGGAGGCGGCGCACGCGACACGCTACCGGCCGGTGGAGGCGGAAGCGCTCCATGTCCTGGGCTGGGCCCACCACCGCATGAGCCAGTCGCGCGACGCGCGGGCCACGTGGCACGAGGCCATGGCCGCGGCCACGGCGGGACGGCATGACGAGGTGGCGCTCCAGGTGGCCACGGAGCTGGTGCTCGGCCTGAGTGGGGACCCTGAGTGGTTCCCCGAGGCCCACCTGTGGAGCGCCCAGGCGCACGCGCTCATCGAACGGCTGGGCTCCGCGCCGGACCTGGAGGGACGGCTGGCCAACCACGAAGGCATCCTCGCGCTGAACGAAGAAGCGCTCGACGCGGCGGCGGGGCACTACGCGCGGGCCCTGGCGCTGCGCGAGCGCACCCTGGGGCCCACGCACGTGGACACCGCGAAGGTCTACAACAACCTGGGCATGGTGATGCTGCGCCAGGGCAAGCAGGCGGAGGCCACCGCGCTGTACCAGAAGGCGCTCGCCATCTACGAGGAGCGGCTGGGGCCGGTGCATCCGCTGCTCGCGGGCACGCTCACCAACCTGGGCTTCGCGGAGCAGGAGGCGGGAAACCTGCCGAAGGCGCTGGAGTGGTTGCAGCGCGCGTACACGCTGCGGCAGCAGACGCTGGGGCCGCTCAATTCCCAGACGTTGCTGCTGCTCCACGACATCGCGCTGGTGCAGGAATCGCTGGGCGCGCCGGACCGGGCGCTCGCGCTGCACCGGCAGGCGCTGGAGGGCATGCGTCAGGGCTTCGGCGCGGAGAGCCGCGAGGCCATCGACTCGCTGAAGGCGCTGGCGGGCGCGGAGGAGCGGCTGGAGCGGGACGCGGACGCGCTCGCGCACTTCCAGGAAGGGCTGGCGCTCCAGCGCAAGGTGCTGCCTCCGGAGGAGTTCGCGGTGGACACGCTGGAGGAGGACGTGGGGCGGCTGATGGTGGCGCAGGGCCGTCCAAAGGAAGCGGTGCCGCTGTTGCGCGCGGCGCTGGAGTCCAAGTCGCGCTCGCTGGGCGCGGAGCATGCGCGGACCATCCACAGCCGCACGGCGCTGGGGCTCGCGTACTTCCTGCTGGGGCAGGTCGACAGCGCGCGTGAACTGCTGGAGACGTCCGAGCGGGTGCTGGCGCCGCTGGGCTGGAACCCGGTGGACGCGGCGATGACGCACTTCGCGCTCGCGCAGGCGCTCTGGGGGCAGCCCGCGGAGCACGCACGGGCGATGACGCTCGCGAAGCAGGCCGAGGAAGGCTTCACCCAGGGCGGCTCCATGACGCGGCGCGAGCTGGCGCAGGTGAAGCAATGGATTGCCAGCCGTTGA
- a CDS encoding glycosyltransferase, translating into MRREDARLGQEPLRLVQFTRSFHIGGTEVQVLELLRGLPSSYQLQVSVLEDAGPLMSSVWKLGHAPEVFSLKGSLLQPNTLMQIHRMSRWLKSNRVQLVHVHDFYSSILAVPAAKLAGAKVIVGRLDLSHWQGKARRLLHAQMTRMADHVIANAEAIRQLLIHEEGLPESRISVIHNGLDLQRFDARAAEGLKDTLPDTGGVPTVIHVANMNHPVKRQEDVLLALAMLRHEGTKLNAWFVGDGPRRPALEKMAHELGVADGVHFLKHRTDVPAVYGQATFGVLCSTAEGMSNAVMEGMAAGLPMVVTRVGGNPDLVTDGERGLVVEPERPAQLAQAFRRLLANPQEARKMGRAARGFVARELSLEKMVRRHDALYRQVAGLPPG; encoded by the coding sequence ATGCGGCGTGAGGATGCGCGGTTGGGGCAGGAGCCCCTCCGCCTGGTGCAGTTCACCCGGTCGTTCCACATTGGCGGCACCGAAGTGCAGGTGCTGGAGCTGCTGCGAGGCCTGCCCTCCAGCTACCAATTGCAGGTGTCGGTGTTGGAGGACGCCGGGCCGTTGATGAGCTCGGTGTGGAAGCTGGGGCACGCGCCGGAGGTGTTCTCCCTCAAGGGGTCGCTGCTGCAGCCCAACACGCTGATGCAGATCCACCGGATGTCCCGGTGGCTCAAGTCCAACCGCGTGCAGCTGGTGCACGTGCATGACTTCTACTCCAGCATCCTCGCGGTGCCGGCCGCGAAGCTCGCGGGCGCGAAGGTCATCGTCGGCCGGTTGGACCTGTCCCACTGGCAGGGCAAGGCCCGCCGCCTGCTGCACGCGCAGATGACGCGCATGGCGGATCACGTCATCGCCAACGCGGAGGCCATCCGCCAACTGCTCATCCACGAGGAGGGGCTGCCCGAATCGCGCATCTCCGTCATCCACAACGGACTGGACCTCCAGCGCTTCGACGCGAGAGCGGCGGAAGGACTCAAGGACACACTGCCCGACACCGGCGGCGTGCCCACGGTCATCCACGTGGCCAACATGAACCACCCCGTGAAGCGGCAGGAGGACGTGCTGCTCGCCCTTGCCATGTTGCGTCATGAGGGGACGAAGCTGAACGCGTGGTTCGTGGGAGACGGGCCTCGCCGGCCGGCGCTGGAGAAGATGGCGCACGAGCTGGGGGTGGCGGACGGGGTGCACTTCCTCAAGCACCGCACGGACGTGCCGGCCGTCTACGGCCAGGCCACGTTTGGCGTCCTGTGCTCCACGGCGGAGGGCATGTCCAACGCGGTGATGGAGGGCATGGCGGCGGGGCTGCCCATGGTGGTGACCCGGGTGGGCGGCAATCCGGACCTCGTCACGGACGGCGAGCGGGGCCTGGTGGTGGAGCCGGAGCGGCCCGCCCAGCTGGCCCAGGCCTTCCGCCGGCTGCTGGCCAACCCCCAGGAGGCCCGGAAGATGGGCAGGGCCGCCCGGGGCTTCGTCGCCCGCGAGCTGTCCCTGGAGAAGATGGTGCGCCGGCATGACGCGCTGTACCGCCAGGTGGCAGGACTGCCCCCAGGCTGA
- a CDS encoding DUF6178 family protein: MSQNGKTNGGVSPLAPREERQRLMRLSPRQRVAALYDAEDTPALVRSLPAEDLYVTIQEVGLADTTELVQLASPAQFRTFVDLGGWSKDKLDPHAVLTWLRAARGDEQEDFLRKVHAVDLEVVETLLKEFTVVHDLEENPDVNPQGVTLETPEGRYLVELKVEGVEMSAMRALLNDLIAENPFEAVRLFEAVRWEIPSELEETAFQFRRARLSDLGFPTLEDALALFSRVDVPPRPTGPGTPALTATGGHVDYLEAAFRDLSDVERMNAEDELREVANAVLVAELGDPGDLDAVRRVGEWVRDYLSLGLEHLTGGDPSKAPEVLRDTPLRRVFQVGFTLTLQLKYRADRLFKVPFVKLDDVPLVLPEEAAALEALRRKRPRRALRVPGAEPVPFRSLREVAGSEGLLARAEGQVAALGALLGGSEETAHTVLARFGVSLDVLGVERLWAAVVSMAVLEEGVDVRPVPLGRTVELGQRLFEGTPDAPRLRASAAERAVAALSPAVPEAAREELRRVVNVTLARLLSELGPAWLREGRLDLIASAVLPMESAPVP; encoded by the coding sequence GTGTCCCAGAACGGCAAGACGAATGGTGGTGTTTCGCCCCTCGCGCCTCGCGAGGAGCGTCAGCGGTTGATGCGCCTGTCCCCGCGCCAGCGGGTGGCGGCGCTCTATGACGCGGAGGACACGCCCGCGCTGGTGCGCTCGCTGCCCGCGGAGGACCTCTACGTCACCATCCAGGAGGTGGGGCTGGCGGACACGACGGAGCTCGTGCAGCTGGCGTCGCCCGCGCAGTTCCGCACCTTCGTGGACCTGGGCGGCTGGTCGAAGGACAAGCTGGACCCGCACGCCGTCCTCACCTGGCTGCGCGCCGCGCGCGGCGACGAGCAGGAGGACTTCCTGCGCAAGGTGCACGCGGTGGACCTGGAGGTGGTGGAGACGCTCCTCAAGGAGTTCACCGTCGTCCACGACCTGGAGGAGAACCCGGACGTCAACCCGCAGGGCGTGACGCTGGAGACCCCGGAAGGCCGCTACCTGGTGGAGCTGAAGGTGGAGGGCGTGGAGATGTCCGCCATGCGCGCGCTCCTCAATGATCTCATCGCGGAGAACCCCTTCGAAGCGGTGCGCCTCTTCGAGGCCGTGCGCTGGGAGATTCCCTCCGAGCTGGAGGAGACCGCGTTCCAGTTCCGCCGCGCGCGCCTGTCCGACCTGGGCTTCCCGACGCTGGAGGACGCGCTCGCGCTCTTCAGCCGCGTGGACGTGCCGCCGCGGCCCACCGGGCCCGGGACACCCGCGCTCACCGCCACGGGCGGCCACGTGGACTACCTGGAGGCGGCCTTCCGGGACCTGTCCGACGTGGAGCGGATGAACGCCGAGGACGAACTGCGGGAGGTGGCCAACGCGGTGCTCGTCGCGGAGCTGGGCGACCCGGGCGACCTGGACGCCGTGCGCCGCGTGGGCGAATGGGTGCGCGACTACCTGTCGCTGGGCCTGGAGCACCTGACGGGCGGCGACCCCTCGAAGGCGCCGGAGGTGCTGCGGGACACGCCCCTGCGCCGCGTCTTCCAGGTGGGCTTCACGCTGACGCTCCAGCTCAAGTACCGCGCGGACCGCCTCTTCAAGGTGCCCTTCGTGAAGCTGGACGACGTGCCGCTGGTGCTCCCGGAGGAGGCCGCCGCGCTGGAGGCCCTGCGGCGCAAGCGTCCCCGGCGGGCGCTGCGCGTCCCGGGCGCGGAGCCCGTTCCGTTCCGTTCGCTGCGGGAGGTGGCCGGCTCGGAAGGACTGCTCGCGCGGGCGGAGGGCCAGGTGGCGGCGCTGGGCGCGCTCCTGGGCGGCTCCGAGGAAACGGCGCACACCGTGCTGGCGCGCTTCGGCGTGTCGCTGGACGTGCTGGGCGTGGAGCGGCTGTGGGCGGCGGTCGTGTCCATGGCCGTGCTGGAGGAGGGCGTGGACGTGCGGCCCGTGCCGCTGGGGCGCACGGTGGAGCTGGGCCAGCGCCTCTTCGAAGGCACCCCGGATGCGCCTCGCCTGCGCGCGAGCGCGGCGGAGCGCGCGGTGGCGGCGCTTTCGCCCGCGGTGCCGGAAGCGGCGCGTGAGGAGCTGCGTCGGGTGGTGAACGTCACGCTGGCGCGCCTGCTGTCGGAGCTGGGCCCGGCGTGGCTGCGCGAGGGGCGCTTGGACCTGATCGCCTCCGCGGTGCTACCGATGGAGAGCGCTCCGGTCCCGTAG
- a CDS encoding serine/threonine protein kinase, with protein sequence MNDVQRFGPYRVLRDIGEGGMGRVSLAEREGWEEPVVLKRIHSEHAADIRFRRRLLREAEVAAGLHHLNVVRVLETGVIDDQVYLSMEYVAGSSLAHVHAASRPELLPLGPILDAIAQACDGLAYVHRFVNPESGKWMELIHRDVSLDNLLLSYTGTVKIADFGIVKTSEGTQTTSGVVMGKLAYMSPEQIRDEVLDARADLYSLGVCLYELLAGRRPFPIQRGRSVMESVLYDAPPPLTPQRPGIPASLVSLVEALLAKDRKGRPTEATAVAKELRAELARLGESPLFPSRLMEPPAGVPAKPRRLRPALPEPPSPAPTEVMKPEVLPTVPLAPAPPLHSEAPTQELRRPQRPGSQPPEPVPPAKRFRSGGPRPQSGQAPWLKWMAVSVAGSLIAAAAWWWS encoded by the coding sequence ATGAACGACGTCCAGCGATTCGGGCCGTACCGCGTCCTGCGGGACATTGGCGAAGGCGGCATGGGGCGCGTCTCGCTCGCGGAACGTGAGGGCTGGGAAGAGCCGGTCGTCCTCAAACGCATCCACTCCGAGCACGCCGCCGACATCCGCTTCCGCCGCCGCCTGCTGAGGGAGGCGGAGGTCGCCGCCGGATTGCACCACCTCAACGTGGTGCGGGTGCTGGAGACGGGCGTCATCGACGACCAGGTCTACCTGTCCATGGAGTACGTCGCGGGCTCCAGCCTCGCGCACGTCCACGCGGCCAGCCGGCCGGAGCTGCTGCCGCTGGGCCCCATCCTGGATGCCATCGCGCAGGCCTGTGACGGGCTCGCGTACGTGCACCGCTTCGTCAATCCGGAGTCGGGCAAGTGGATGGAGCTCATCCACCGCGACGTGTCCCTGGACAACCTGCTGCTCTCCTACACCGGCACGGTGAAGATCGCGGACTTCGGCATCGTGAAGACGTCGGAAGGCACGCAGACGACGTCTGGCGTGGTGATGGGGAAGTTGGCGTACATGTCCCCGGAGCAGATCCGCGACGAGGTCCTGGACGCGCGCGCGGACCTGTACTCGCTGGGCGTCTGTCTTTACGAGCTGCTCGCCGGACGCCGGCCGTTTCCCATCCAGCGCGGCCGCTCGGTGATGGAGTCGGTGCTGTATGACGCTCCGCCGCCGCTCACGCCGCAGCGTCCGGGGATTCCCGCGTCGCTGGTGTCGCTGGTGGAAGCCCTGCTCGCCAAGGACCGCAAGGGCAGGCCCACGGAGGCCACCGCCGTAGCGAAGGAGCTCCGCGCGGAGCTGGCCCGGCTGGGCGAGTCCCCCCTCTTCCCGTCCCGGCTGATGGAGCCACCCGCCGGCGTCCCGGCGAAGCCCCGGCGGCTCCGTCCGGCCCTGCCCGAGCCGCCCTCCCCCGCGCCCACGGAGGTGATGAAGCCGGAGGTTCTGCCCACCGTGCCCCTGGCGCCGGCGCCTCCCCTGCACTCGGAGGCGCCGACCCAGGAGCTGAGGAGACCCCAGCGCCCTGGCTCCCAGCCACCAGAGCCCGTTCCGCCCGCGAAGCGGTTCCGGTCCGGTGGACCACGGCCACAGTCTGGACAAGCACCGTGGCTCAAGTGGATGGCCGTCTCCGTGGCGGGGAGTCTCATCGCCGCGGCGGCGTGGTGGTGGAGCTGA
- the yihA gene encoding ribosome biogenesis GTP-binding protein YihA/YsxC yields MIKILDSRFVTTAVELKGLPTDHGAEVAFVGRSNVGKSSMINALTNRRKLVRVSNTPGRTRTLNFFDVDLDRDGVRHTVRLADLPGYGFAKASKADKAQWQEMITTYLKNRHRLEVVVSIIDAEVGPSPEDMQTLDYLQEHNRRILVVATKVDRLTKAQRKPRLHKLAEQLELPREAVIPFSSTEKLGVEEVWGTLLDTFGKATRV; encoded by the coding sequence TTGATCAAGATCCTCGATTCCCGCTTCGTCACCACCGCCGTGGAGCTCAAGGGGCTGCCCACGGACCACGGCGCGGAGGTGGCCTTCGTGGGCCGCTCCAACGTCGGCAAGTCGTCCATGATCAACGCCCTGACGAACCGGCGGAAGCTGGTGCGCGTGTCCAACACGCCGGGGCGCACCCGCACGCTCAACTTCTTCGACGTGGACCTGGACCGCGACGGCGTGCGCCACACGGTGCGCCTGGCGGACCTGCCCGGCTACGGCTTCGCCAAGGCGAGCAAGGCGGACAAGGCCCAGTGGCAGGAGATGATCACCACCTACCTCAAGAACCGGCACCGGTTGGAGGTGGTGGTGAGCATCATCGACGCGGAGGTGGGGCCCTCGCCGGAGGACATGCAGACGTTGGACTACCTCCAGGAGCACAACCGCCGCATCCTCGTCGTGGCCACCAAGGTGGACCGGCTGACGAAGGCGCAGCGCAAGCCCCGGCTGCACAAGCTGGCGGAGCAACTGGAGCTGCCCCGCGAGGCGGTCATCCCGTTCTCCTCCACGGAGAAGCTGGGCGTGGAGGAGGTGTGGGGCACGCTGCTGGACACCTTCGGCAAGGCCACCCGCGTCTGA